The following is a genomic window from Sphingomonas sinipercae.
TACACCGCGAGCGTCGCGACCAGGGTCTTGCCCTCGCCGGTCTTCATTTCCGCGATTTCGCCGCGGTGAAGCGCGATGCCGCCGATCAGCTGGACATCGTAATGCCGCTGGCCAAGCGTGCGCTTCGCCGCTTCGCGTACCGTCGCGAACGCTTCGGGCAGAAGATCGTCGAGCTTGGTGCCGTCGGCTAGCCGGCGGCGAAACAGATCGGTCTGTGCGCGCAGCTCCTCATCAGTCAGCGCCGCAATCGTCGGCTCGAAGCCGTTGATCGCGTTGACATATTTACCCAGGCTGCGGACATAGCGATCGTTTGCCGATCCGAAGACGTTCTTGGCCAGTGCGGCGAACATGGAATTCCCTCGATTGCCGGGCGCGCGCTAGGATGACGAGACACCTCGCCCGCGCGCAGGCGACTGCGGCGGCGATGTAGGAAGCGGCCTGTTGTTAGTCAATTAAGGAGGGCAGGATGAACGGACTGACCGGCGGGTGCTTGTGCGGCGCGGTTCGCTACCGACTGGCCAGCGCCCCGTTCGATGCCGGCTGGTGCCATTGCCGCACCTGCCAGCTCAACAGTGGCTCGCCAGCGATGGCCTTCGCCAGCGTCAGGATGGGAGATTGGGTCGTGAGCGCCGGCGAGGACCGGGTTGTGCGCGTGCGATCCAGCGACATTGCCCAGCGGTTGTTTTGCGCAGGCTGCGGAACGCCGCTTGCGATCGATTACGACGTGCAGCCGGAAACGTTCGATTTCAGCCTGTGCACGCTAGACGATCCGGGCGCGATCGCACCCGGATTCCACATCTTCTGGGGCAGCAGGGTCGCCTGGTTCAATCCCGGCGACGATCTGCCGAAACACGACCGCTTTCGGCCCGGCACGGTGGGCCTGAACGGAATCGAACCGCCCGGTTAGATGTTGCCTTCGACCCACTGCTGGATCTGGCTGCGCGGCGCAGCACCGACCTTCTGCGCGATTGGCTGGCCGTCCTTGAACAGAAGCATCGTCGGAATGCCGCGCACGCCATAGCGTGCCGGGGTATCCGGGTTCTCGTCAATATTGAGCTTGGCGACGGTCAGCTTTTCGCCCAGCTCATTCGAGATTTCTTCAAGCGCCGGCGCGATCATCCGGCATGGGCCGCACCATTCCGCCCAGAAATCCACCAGCACCGGACCGGACGCACCCAGCACGTCGGAAGCGAAGCTCTGGTCGGTAACGGTCTTGCTGCTCATGAGTCGGTCTCCTGTCTGGGCTCCGCGTCCATATGGGATGGCTTGCCGCCGCTCTCAAGCGCCTAGCTCGAACAACGCCCCCGTCGCGGTGTAAAGCAGCGATGCGGCGATGTGCCGGCCGGGGAATATGACCTGCAACGCCTGGCGATAGGCTTCCATTTGCTCGCTATGCGAGCGCGGAATGAGCGTGCTGGTCTCAGGGGCGCGGCCGGTCTTGAAATCGATGACGCTGATCCGCCCCGGCTCAACCAGCAACCGGTCGACGGTGCCGGCGATTACCCGGCCGTCGGGCAAGGTGGCGACGATCGGCGCTTCGGGCAGCGATCCAGGGCCGAACAAGGACGAGAAGCGTCCGTCTTCAAGAATCCTGAGCACCAGACCGACGATCGCCTCGCGCTCCGCTGCATCCGTCACTCCAGCGGAGCGCTCTAGCCACCGC
Proteins encoded in this region:
- a CDS encoding GFA family protein; its protein translation is MNGLTGGCLCGAVRYRLASAPFDAGWCHCRTCQLNSGSPAMAFASVRMGDWVVSAGEDRVVRVRSSDIAQRLFCAGCGTPLAIDYDVQPETFDFSLCTLDDPGAIAPGFHIFWGSRVAWFNPGDDLPKHDRFRPGTVGLNGIEPPG
- the trxA gene encoding thioredoxin TrxA, whose product is MSSKTVTDQSFASDVLGASGPVLVDFWAEWCGPCRMIAPALEEISNELGEKLTVAKLNIDENPDTPARYGVRGIPTMLLFKDGQPIAQKVGAAPRSQIQQWVEGNI